In Odontesthes bonariensis isolate fOdoBon6 chromosome 9, fOdoBon6.hap1, whole genome shotgun sequence, the following proteins share a genomic window:
- the LOC142388712 gene encoding C1q-related factor-like: MRAFLLLCLLEVTFSKTFDYEWGGPGSNTENAGANTEVCLTDQTSCGCCLMQQQIHRMKTFFNVSLNELEKDLMKTKNLLNSVRASRSAFSVALTNDNSMTCFGPFRGEDRVIIYKHAFINLGDGYNVDTGIFTVPRSGVYSLALTVYSDAGSPGSSLAACASLLVNGQVVAGPSEKNTQDQEDSATIVIALHLKAGDKVVVNLPIGCFLCDDSSHYNTFTGFLLFATD; encoded by the exons ATGAGAG CTTTTCTATTGCTGTGTCTTCTGGAGGTAACTTTCTCAAAGACTTTTGATTATGAGTGGGGTGGACCTGGAAGCAACACCGAAAATGCAGGTGCCAATACAGAAG TTTGCCTTACAGATCAGACATCGTGTGGTTGCTGTCTGATGCAGCAGCAAATCCACAGGATGAAGACGTTTTTTAACGTGAGCCTCAATGAGCTGGAGAAGGAtttgatgaaaacaaaaaacctccTCAACAGTGTCAGAG CCAGCCGCAGTGCCTTCTCTGTCGCTCTGACCAATGACAACAGCATGACCTGCTTTGGCCCCTTCCGTGGTGAAGACAGAGTCATCATCTACAAACATGCCTTCATCAACCTGGgagatggttacaacgtggacACTGGTATCTTTACAGTTCCCCGCTCTGGTGTGTACAGCCTCGCCCTCACCGTCTACAGCGACGCTGGCTCTCCGGGCAGCAGCTTGGCTGCCTGCGCCAGCCTGCTTGTTAATGGTCAGGTGGTGGCAGGACCCAGTGAGAAAAATACGCAAGACCAAGAGGACAGTGCCACTATTGTCATAGCCCTGCACCTGAAGGCTGGAGACAAAGTAGTGGTCAACCTGCCCATTGGATGTTTCCTCTGTGATGACAGCAGCCACTATAACACTTTCACTGGGTTCTTGCTGTTTGCTACTGACTAA
- the ftr86 gene encoding finTRIM family, member 86 codes for MASAWPEEDSFACSVCLDTLKDPTTLPCGHSYCLVCIQRHWDRGASKGGYSCPQCRHIFNPRPSLAKSTVLAEAMEKLRTNSLKTSSSTVGSSAPPSMPIYLEVLPDIGPRKGSVYPQLPSVEPRPCPQHNQPLNLFCHEDKECVCEVCCQHGHKGHHVLKPQEERKERQKELVQMQVEVQRRIHETERKLKELPHAARQHKALVQALEKESSDLFSELVKSLNLTGAQVGELLSSHETSLGSNAEGQIQQLEQEEAQLRWKSEEVSRLADMQDDICFLKNFLLMEPLGQTGVTGKSTLSQEEEVVASIRSAMKELQESIQDLCKASVAKIVKLVNLEAVASTPNVMTAADMTVTDYSGQASGQNPVYEATTNPPPLPLPRPQATRPSGPQGSERHEASAPPPPVPFLRPQASGTMRVGLVNPEPQAREEMLKFRFVPTMNPNTAHHHILLSGEGHKAKMRAENLNPPDHPERFSYWRQVLCKEPLAGSPYYWEVEWTGQRITIGVAYKEMERKGSDDKSRLGHNAQSWTLYWSGTGFAFWHNGQEKLLGSPKASRIGVYLDQHAGILNFYGIAKNQAVLIHQHQTQFTGSLYPGFRFWGGVGDKLTVCQLD; via the exons ATGGCTTCAGCTTGGCCCGAGGAGGACAGCTTTGCTTGCTCAGTATGTCTGGATACCCTGAAAGACCCTACCACTCTGCCCTGTGGGCACTCATACTGCTTGGTTTGTATCCAAAGGCACTGGGACAGAGGAGCCAGCAAGGGTGGATACAGCTGCCCACAGTGTAGGCACATCTTCAACCCTCGGCCCTCCCTGGCCAAGAGCACTGTGCTTGCAGAGGCCATGGAGAAGCTAAGAACCAACAGCCTCAAGACAAGCTCCTCCACAGTGGGCTCATCAGCTCCACCATCAATGCCTATCTATTTGGAGGTCCTGCCAGATATAGGGCCAAGAAAGGGAAGCGTTTACCCACAGCTTCCGTCAGTGGAACCCAGACCGTGCCCTCAACACAACCAACCCCTGAATCTGTTTTGCCATGAAGACAAGGAGTGTGTCTGTGAGGTGTGTTGCCAACATGGACACAAGGGTCACCATGTACTCAAACcacaagaggaaagaaaagagagacaG AAAGAGCTTGTTCAGATGCAGGTGGAGGTTCAGAGAAGAATCCATGAGACTGAGAGGAAGCTGAAGGAGCTCCCACATGCTGCTCGTCAACACAAA GCATTGGTGCAAGCTCTGGAGAAGGAGAGCTCAGATTTATTCTCTGAGCTAGTTAAGAGCTTGAATCTAACAGGCGCTCAAGTTGGTGAGCTCCTTAGCTCCCATGAGACTTCCTTAGGGAGCAATGCTGAGGGACAGATCCAGCAACTAGAGCAGGAAGAGGCACAGCTCCGTTGGAAAAGTGAAGAAGTGAGCCGGCTGGCTGACATGCAGGACGACATCTGCTTCTTGAAG aatTTTCTCCTTATGGAGCCGCTGGGTCAGACAGGTGTCACAGGAAAGTCTACACTTAGTCAGGAGGAAGAAGTGGTTGCCTCCATCCGCTCCGCCATGAAAGAACTACAAGAGTCAATACAGGACCTCTGCAAAGCCAGTGTGGCTAAGATTGTCAAGTTAG TGAATCTGGAGGCTGTGGCCTCAACACCCAATGTTATGACAGCAGCAGATATGACAGTAACTGATTACTCTGGTCAGGCCTCAGGACAAAATCCAG TGTACGAAGCCACAACTAACCCTCCACCTTTGCCACTACCAAGACCTCAAG CTACTAGGCCTTCAGGGCCTCAAGGTTCTGAGCGTCATGAAG CCTCAGCCCCCCCTCCTCCCGTCCCTTTTCTTCGACCTCAAG CATCTGGAACGATGAGAGTTGGACTGGTGAATCCAGAGCCACAAGCTAGAGAAGAAATGCTAAAAT TTCGCTTTGTACCTACCATGAATCCCAACACGGCGCATCATCACATTCTGTTATCGGGTGAAGGTCATAAGGCCAAGATGCGAGCTGAGAACCTGAACCCACCAGACCACCCTGAGCGCTTCAGCTACTGGAGACAAGTTCTCTGCAAAGAGCCCTTGGCTGGGAGTCCCTACTACTGGGAGGTGGAATGGACTGGCCAGAGG ATAACCATCGGTGTTGCTTACAAGGAAATGGAACGCAAGGGTTCCGATGACAAAAGCCGTCTGGGCCACAATGCTCAGTCCTGGACCCTGTACTGGTCTGGAACGGGCTTTGCCTTCTGGCACAATGGCCAGGAAAAACTGCTGGGCTCACCTAAGGCCAGTAGGATCGGCGTCTATCTGGACCAGCATGCAGGGATTCTGAACTTTTACGGCATCGCCAAGAATCAGGCTGTCTTAATTCATCAACACCAGACACAGTTCACCGGCTCACTCTACCCAGGATTCAGGTTTTGGGGAGGAGTAGGGGATAAACTCACTGTTTGCCAATTGGACTGA
- the nudt8 gene encoding mitochondrial coenzyme A diphosphatase NUDT8 → MSPIPLTRMFRAPQTSTWSCSLRSLLLSRESHLSAFFEHTGSGWQGARHAKERKYEQISRKGTSKDELLLSTKTVSYSTPLSSFSSNCDNHQLSDAFSENLLCKAISLSHHHHPKVSAKTKQVSNPLSIFWHCLINRTLLERWRRPLEFSQPPFSCIDKTQYNLLQSHLYHIRHSASPFSLSAHKPGILNKFNWKPLPHSHSFHQARDVHQAAPYVADTLRDCLSPKNENRCRQRLGPNWKLYETDKVRKGASQTQGKNQGRWASILVCLCTVEGDPAFLFTLRSSTLKGRHKGDVSFAGGKSDPSDRDVVATALREAREELGVDVANERVWGVMKPQRDMSGMMIAPVLANLGPLEDLTFKPNPEEVEEIFTVSLSHLCNPLNRGYTHFRTGDKYGYTLPVFCNGKHRVWGLTAVALDHTLKIIVPPE, encoded by the exons ATGTCGCCAATACCACTCACAAG GATGTTTAGGGCGCCACAAACCTCGACTTGGTCTTGCTCCTTAAGATCATTGTTGCTGTCGAGAGAATCCCACCTTTCTGCTTTCTTTGAGCACACAGGTTCTGGATGGCAAGGGGCAAGACACGCAAAAGAAAGGAAATATGAACAAATAAGTCGGAAGGGCACTAGCAAGGATGAATTATTGTTATCCACAAAGACTGTAAGCTATTCCACTCCGCTGTCTTCTTTCAGCTCTAACTGTGACAACCATCAGCTGAGTGATGCTTTCTCTGAAAACCTTTTATGCAAAGCCATTTCGTTAAGCCATCACCATCATCCTAAGGTCTCTGCAAAAACCAAACAAGTGTCTAATCCTCTAAGCATTTTCTGGCACTGCTTAATCAACAGGACTCTCCTTGAGCGCTGGAGAAGGCCTTTGGAATTTAGCCAGCCTCCATTCAGTTGCATCGATAAGACTCAATATAACCTTCTACAAAGTCATTTATATCACATAAGGCACTCCGCTAGTCCCTTCAGTTTATCAGCACATAAGCCTGGgattttaaacaagtttaattgGAAACCACTACCCCATAGTCACTCTTTTCACCAAGCCAGAGATGTTCATCAGGCTGCCCCTTATGTAGCAGATACTTTGAGAGACTGTCTATCCCCAAAGAATGAAAACAGGTGTCGACAGAGGCTGGGACCGAACTGGAAGCTCTATGAGACGGACAAGGTGAGAAAAGGGGCAAGTCAGACGCAGGGAAAGAACCAGGGGCGATGGGCATCCATCCTGGTCTGTCTCTGCACTGTCGAAGGGGATCCTGCATTTCTCTTCACTCTGCGCTCCAGCACACTGAAGGGCAGGCACAAAGGAGATGTCAG CTTTGCTGGAGGAAAGAGTGATCCATCTGACAGAGATGTGGTGGCCACAGCTTTGCGAGAAGCCCGGGAGGAGCTGGGTGTTGATGTGGCAAATGAGAGGGTTTGGGGCGTCATGAAACCTCAGAGGGACATG TCAGGAATGATGATTGCTCCTGTGCTTGCTAACCTTGGTCCTCTAGAGGATTTGACTTTCAAACCAAACCCTGAGGAG GTAGAAGAGATCTTCACCGTGTCCTTGTCACACCTGTGCAACCCTCTGAACCGGGGCTACACACACTTCCGCACTGGTGACAAGTACGGATACACACTGCCAGTGTTTTGTAATGGGAAACATCGAGTGTGGGGCTTGACTGCAGTCGCTCTGGACCATACCCTGAAAATAATTGTACCACCAGAGTAG
- the mfrp gene encoding LOW QUALITY PROTEIN: membrane frizzled-related protein (The sequence of the model RefSeq protein was modified relative to this genomic sequence to represent the inferred CDS: deleted 2 bases in 1 codon), with product MSDLTQVAVYSDSSDIYKNVFCNPAFELEGEREDRVEGFRTSSSAPEPIKPPAASLSRGLLGLYVMRLRGPGWGLVVVSAAALLLLAALGLALALILTQIKGQAVENQFLPTGTPDLQSAGNEASHTLPTVPANRSEIDSTDTPQPANIPPSETSMSILTQQKRCPFFPCLFVFTPDKFDFCLSGCGGVMTDSEGSFSSPNYPGSYPPNSLCVWVIRVPPPNLVQIHVSSLTVEGPSPCLFDWLEVQEQIEQSSVITRFCGNVAPPTVNTNSSTAWVTFHSDGSIAGNGFAAQYRAILPGHRSCSKEEFMCDSGRCLLPVSLCDGHPNCHDQTDESNCSHKHKGCGGQEFGPNGYLESPNHPRPYPHQQLCIWHLSVGEGQVITLSFKNFSLETQNVCEFDYVEVHDSANTAAGRALGRFCGTTFPPDLTSSGPHMTVVFVADEGVADSGFNATYQAVSLQDRTCGPNQFTCSTGECLQHQWLCDGWNDCPDGADEQGCGNSTYPPFTSSCEFIEVEMCLGLSYNLTSFPNIWLSIADQREAATLLQQYRVLMELACFKPLQRLVCGMFLPQCSPQGGVLQPCRSVCSSAEHQCSQALDLFSFSWPFNCHLLPDSQNPMECSQP from the exons ATGTCTGACCTAACTCAAGTCGCTGTATACTCAGACTCCTCAGACATTTACAAG AATGTGTTCTGTAACCCTGCCTTCGAGCTGGAGGGGGAGCGAGAAGACAGGGTGGAGGGATTCAGGACATCTTCCTCCGCCCCTGAACCGATCAAACCACCGGCAGCTA GCCTAAGCCGTGGTCTTTTGGGGTTGTATGTGATGCGTCTTCGGGGTCCAGGTTGGGGCTTGGtggtggtctctgctgccgccCTGCTGCTGTTAGCCGCCCTTGGACTGGCGCTGGCCCTCATTCTCACAC AGATTAAAGGCCAGGCAGTGGAAAATCAGTTCCTGCCAACAGGCACTCCAGACCTGCAGAGTGCAGGGAATGAAGCATCCCATACTTTACCAACAGTCCCTGCTAACAGAAGTGAAATAGACAGCACGGACACCCCACAGCCTGCAAACATCCCCCCATCTGAAACAAGCATGTCTATTCTAACCCAACAGAAGCGTTGCCCTTTTTTTCcgtgtttatttgtgtttacCCCAGATAAA TTTGATTTCTGCCTCTCAGGTTGTGGAGGTGTTATGACTGACTCTGAAGGCAGTTTCAGTTCCCCAAACTACCCAGGCTCCTACCCCCCCAActcactgtgtgtgtgggtgatCCGGGTCCCGCCCCCTAACTTGGTCCAGATACATGTTTCCTCTTTGACAGTGGAAGGACCATCACCATGTCTGTTTGACTGGCTGGAGGTGCAGGAACAGATTGAGCAGAGTTCTGTGATCACCAG GTTCTGTGGTAACGTTGCACCACCCACAGTCAACACAAACAGTAGCACAGCGTGGGTCACCTTCCACTCTGATGGCAGCATTGCAGGCAACGGCTTTGCTGCACAGTACAGAGCCATACTGCCTGGACACA GGAGCTGCTCCAAAGAAGAGTTCATGTGTGACAGCGGGCGCTGTCTGCTGCCTGTGTCTTTGTGTGACGGTCATCCAAACTGTCACGACCAAACGGATGAGTCAAACTGCAGCCATAAGCACAAGG GATGTGGTGGCCAGGAGTTTGGGCCAAATGGTTACCTTGAAAGTCCAAACCACCCAAGGCCGTACCCTCATCAACAG ctgtgcatatggcATTTATCCGTTGGCGAGGGCCAAGTCATTACACTAAGCTTCAAAAACTTCAGCTTGGAAACTCAGAACGTGTGTGAGTTTGACTATGTGGAGGTGCACGACAGCGCCAACACTGCAGCTGGAAGGGCTTTGGGGAG GTTTTGTGGTACCACCTTCCCACCAGACCTGACCTCCTCTGGCCCCCACATGACAGTGGTGTTTGTTGCTGATGAGGGAGTGGCTGACAGTGGCTTCAATGCAACATACCAAGCTGTTTCTCTGCAGGACA GGACATGTGGCCCCAACCAGTTCACCTGCAGTACAGGGGAGTGCCTTCAGCACCAGTGGCTGTGTGACGGATGGAATGACTGTCCCGACGGAGCTGATGAACAGGGCTGTGGCAACTCCACCTACCCTCCCTTCA CTTCGTCATGTGAATTTATAGAAGTGGAGATGTGCCTGGGCCTCAGCTATAACCTCACCTCATTCCCCAATATCTGGCTGTCCATTGCTGACCAGAGAGAAGCTGCCACACTCCTGCAACAGTATCGG GTGCTAATGGAGCTGGCGTGCTTTAAGCCTCTGCAGAGGTTGGTGTGTGGGATGTTTCTTCCTCAGTGCAGCCCTCAGGGTGGCGTCCTCCAGCCATGCCGCTCAGTCTGCTCCTCTGCTGAGCATCAATGCAGCCAGGCCCTGGATCTGTTCTCCTTCAGCTGGCCCTTCAACTGTCACCTTCTTCCTGACTCACAAAACCCCATGGAGTGTTCACAGCCTTGA
- the LOC142388553 gene encoding complement C2: MCVKSTLWILLSISIQGVSLQEYNYDYEEEAYEDSQPLNCSTAESIKGGQVTYSQGGLEGSVLTYHCDSGKYPSPVSYRVCGADGEWSPMRLSSGRLTSTATCKDVLCPAQLQLDNGDIWPRNQWFRVGMMQTFSCRDGFTLSGSEQRNCTLSGEWTGAAPICDDHADDCDDPGIPPGGKRSVGQFLMGEKVTYRCQAGLHLLGSAERVCLENREWSGSAPRCQGPNTFDSPSSVAAALAGSLAGLMDVFSPEAKKKREGPSFGRAFRVGEVSRMNVYILLDTSGSIKKEDFEVSRNATIALIRKLDSYDVQLNFHVVSFATEVKVIVEIRETYISGDADEVIDALMEFDYHSHGRKTGTNLHSALHQVWERISFFKSANNHFNETQHIIIIETDGYSNTGAKPQSALAQIRNTLEYDNKPFDHTKEKMLDVYVFGVGDTVKKEELNSLASQKTSEQHVFILKDFKTLGEVFNSIISDSTVTMCGIAQEDISRKDKDDPEKAYTSPWHVTLQSLEWGSIKSCSGTIVSQNWVLTAAHCFARESTGRVSTGLSITLGQGKGQRQVKVNKVIMHPNYNINALSQRNVSEFYDYDVALVQTNSSIPLSWTARPICLPCTMPASRAMRKINSTCAEHRKELLPHWVIPAFFIHMTTNRYSTHIHTQTQRPACVEKARKTLKQPTDVTLDEYVPDRFLCTGGTEGYQDGVTCKGDSGGSLFLQKRKRFFQVGVVSWGTLDVCSKKYSAAEKHANARDFHIDLFEIMPWLKKHLGEEIQFLPEIK; the protein is encoded by the exons ATGTGTGTTAAGTCTACTCTGTGGATATTACTGTCCATCTCCATCCAGGGGG TATCTCTGCAGGAGTACAACTATGATTATGAGGAAGAAGCATACGAGGATTCACAGCCTCTAAACTGCTCGACTGCTGAGAGCATCAAAGGCGGACAAGTCACCTATTCACAG GGAGGCTTAGAGGGCAGCGTGCTGACCTATCACTGTGACTCGGGGAAGTATCCGTCCCCCGTCAGCTACAGGGTCTGTGGTGCTGATGGAGAGTGGTCGCCCATGAGATTATCTAGTGGCAGGCTTACGTCCACGGCCACATGCAAAG ACGTGTTGTGTCCGGCTCAGCTCCAGCTGGACAATGGGGACATCTGGCCCAGGAATCAGTGGTTTCGTGTTGGGATGATGCAGACTTTCTCCTGCCGGGACGGGTTCACCCTGTCCGGGTCGGAGCAGAGAAACTGCACTCTCTCTGGAGAGTGGACGGGAGCTGCTCCCATCTGTGATGATCACG cTGATGACTGTGATGACCCTGGTATCCCCCCGGGGGGCAAGAGGTCAGTCGGCCAGTTTCTTATGGGAGAGAAGGTGACTTACCGGTGTCAGGCTGGTCTGCATCTACTTGGGTCAGCTGAAAGGGTTTGCCTGGAGAACAGAGAGTGGAGTGGCTCAGCACCACGGTGCCAAG GCCCAAATACCTTCGACTCCCCAAGCTCTGTGGCTGCAGCCTTGGCAGGATCACTCGCCGGATTGATGGATGTTTTCTCTCCTGAGGCCAAAAAGAAAA gAGAGGGCCCTTCGTTTGGCCGAGCCTTTCGTGTGGGAGAAGTCAGCCGTATGAATGTCTACATTTTACTGGACACATCAGGGAGCATTAAAAAGGAAGACTTTGAAGTCTCCAGGAATGCCACTATTGCTCTGATCAGAAAG CTCGACAGCTACGACGTACAGCTGAATTTCCACGTGGTGTCATTTGCCACCGAGGTCAAAGTCATTGTAGAAATCAGAGAAACATACATAAGCGGTGATGCCGACGAAGTCATAGACGCCCTGATGGAATTCGACTACCACA GCCATGGGCGTAAGACAGGCACTAACCTCCACTCTGCACTGCATCAAGTCTGGGAGAGGATCAGTTTCTTCAAGAGCGCAAATAACCATTTTAATGAGACCCAGCACATCATCATCATAGAAACAGATG GTTACTCCAACACAGGGGCAAAGCCTCAGAGTGCTCTGGCCCAGATCCGAAACACACTGGAATACGATAACAAGCCCTTCGATCATACTAAAGAGAAAATGCTAG ATGTCTACGTATTTGGTGTTGGAGACACAGTGAAGAAAGAGGAGTTGAACTCTCTGGCCTCACAGAAAACTAGCGAGCAGCATGTCTTCATTCTGAAAGACTTCAAGACACTGGGAGAAGTGTTTAACAGCATCATTA GTGACAGTACTGTAACAATGTGTGGGATCGCTCAGGAGGACATCTCCAGGAAAGATAAGGACGATCCAGAAAAAGCCTACACCTCACCCTGGCACGTGACTCTGCAATCA CTTGAGTGGGGATCTATAAAGAGCTGTTCTGGAACCATTGTAAGTCAGAATTGGGTGCTGACGGCTGCTCACTGCTTTGCCAGAGAGAGCACAGGCAGAGTCTCAACGGGGCTGAGCATAACCCTTG GTCAGGGTAAGGGTCAGAGACAAGTGAAAGTCAACAAGGTGATCATGCACCCCAACTACAACATCAACGCACTTAGTCAGAGAAACGTGTCCGAGTTCTATGACTACGATGTGGCTCTGGTACAGACAAACAGCAGTATCCCACTGTCCTGGACAGCCAG ACCCATCTGCTTGCCATGTACTATGCCAGCCTCACGAGCCATGAGGAAAATCAACTCTACCTGTGCGGAGCATA GGAAGGAACTATTACCTCACTGGGTGATTCCTGCGTTTTTCATCCATATGACGACTAACCGCTATtcaacacacatccacacacaaacTCAG AGGCCTGCCTGTGTTGAAAAGGCCAGGAAAACACTGAAACAACCCACAGATGTGACTCTGGATGAGTATGTACCTGACAGATTCCTCTGCACAGGGGGCACAGAAGGATACCAAGATGGCGTCACCTGCAAAG GAGACTCTGGTGGATCCCTGTTTCTGCAGAAAAGAAAGCGCTTCTTTCAG GTGGGAGTCGTGAGCTGGGGCACCTTAGATGTGTGTAGTAAGAAGTACTCGGCTGCTGAGAAACATGCCAATGCTCGAGATTTTCACATCGACCTCTTCGAGATAATGCCGTGGCTGAAGAAGCATCTAGGTGAGGAGATACAGTTCCTGCCTGAGATCAAGTGA